A part of Deltaproteobacteria bacterium genomic DNA contains:
- a CDS encoding enoyl-CoA hydratase, with the protein MPEFATILYENPTEHVARIVLNKPETRNSQDTRMLYELNDAFDIAAQDDKVKVIILAANGPHFSSGHDLRERNSYENMAEFETVGTWCGFTCAGAEAQMAREKEIYIGFCERWRNIPKPTIAAVQGKVVAGGLMLIWPCDIIVASDDAQFCDPVVSFGIGGVEFFQHPWEVGARKAKEMLFTSDWLSVEEAKQLGMVNQIVPREKLQDAVVEMAQKIAKKSLFALKLTKEAVNVAQDVQGRAQAMQTSFALHQLAHTHWSKLYGMLMDPTGLPPETQKALGMKIEKK; encoded by the coding sequence ATGCCAGAGTTCGCGACCATTCTCTACGAAAACCCAACCGAACATGTTGCTCGTATCGTGCTGAACAAACCGGAAACCCGCAACTCGCAAGACACGCGCATGCTCTATGAGCTGAACGACGCGTTCGATATTGCCGCGCAAGACGACAAGGTCAAGGTCATTATCCTGGCCGCGAACGGGCCGCACTTTTCTTCGGGCCACGATCTGCGCGAACGGAATTCTTACGAAAACATGGCCGAGTTCGAGACCGTCGGCACCTGGTGTGGCTTCACCTGCGCGGGAGCCGAGGCGCAGATGGCACGTGAGAAAGAGATTTACATCGGATTCTGCGAACGTTGGCGGAACATTCCCAAGCCGACCATTGCTGCCGTGCAAGGCAAAGTGGTAGCAGGGGGGCTGATGTTGATCTGGCCGTGCGACATTATCGTGGCCAGCGACGACGCGCAGTTTTGCGACCCGGTGGTAAGCTTCGGCATCGGCGGCGTGGAGTTCTTTCAACACCCGTGGGAAGTGGGGGCGCGGAAAGCCAAGGAGATGCTGTTCACTTCGGATTGGCTCTCCGTCGAAGAGGCCAAACAGCTTGGCATGGTGAATCAGATTGTCCCGCGCGAGAAATTGCAGGATGCGGTAGTGGAGATGGCGCAGAAGATCGCCAAAAAATCCTTGTTCGCGCTCAAGTTGACCAAAGAGGCGGTCAATGTGGCCCAAGATGTTCAGGGCCGCGCCCAAGCCATGCAAACCTCTTTTGCTCTGCATCAACTCGCGCATACGCATTGGTCGAAACTGTACGGCATGCTGATGGACCCTACCGGCCTCCCGCCCGAAACGCAGAAAGCGTTGGGGATGAAGATCGAGAAGAAATAG
- a CDS encoding Uma2 family endonuclease, which translates to MDAKFLRADELGIRLEIVAGLPIWESHPLYRHQKAIDRIRATIQRSAPSPDKIQCDCVHIADVYVSFPDGSLKRPDIAIFCQEPPEDDEAITLVPEAVIEIVSKGYEAKDLEIGPHFYLSQGVKDVIVFDPYTLFVLHARRDRTTRQVSPVEIALECGCTCVV; encoded by the coding sequence ATGGATGCAAAATTTCTGCGTGCGGATGAACTGGGGATACGCCTGGAGATCGTCGCTGGGCTACCGATTTGGGAGTCGCATCCGCTCTATCGACATCAGAAGGCGATCGATCGAATACGAGCAACCATCCAAAGAAGCGCGCCTAGTCCGGACAAGATCCAATGTGACTGCGTGCATATTGCCGACGTCTATGTGAGTTTTCCCGATGGCTCTTTGAAGCGACCGGATATCGCCATCTTTTGTCAGGAGCCACCGGAAGACGATGAGGCGATTACACTCGTTCCCGAGGCGGTCATCGAGATTGTTAGTAAAGGCTACGAGGCCAAAGACCTCGAAATCGGGCCGCACTTTTATCTGTCTCAGGGAGTTAAAGATGTCATTGTCTTTGACCCTTACACGCTCTTCGTGCTGCACGCGCGTCGAGACCGAACGACTCGGCAAGTCTCCCCGGTGGAGATCGCTTTGGAATGTGGCTGTACCTGTGTGGTGTAG
- a CDS encoding amidohydrolase yields MTPEQLPRIPYAGVVDADGHILEVPDLWEKYLEPQYRDRAVRIRKDDRGLEYLEVNGKPSKMVRNDAPATMGVMDQLVGIEYKREPTGLKYVDNASFGSMDAKERLKRLDIENIECALLYPTLGLLWEPECEDLELSMAYARAYNRWIVDFCSDSNGRLVPIAHIPLGLPDLAEQELRRAAQDGVKGFFVPPFIWSHKVHGHPDHHRVFAAAQELGLPCGIHPSFEPHWAAPTRFGKMTGRDTAFFQNVVLGNVIREGFTSLFQFGVFDKFPELRVVILEIGAGWVGYWLERMDAVYESPIGKSVPLKHKPSAYFRRQCWVSGDPDERALAGVIPFVGEDRFFWASDFPHSDHPPAYIPNLQRLVNLMPESARPKILGTNVRECYRLN; encoded by the coding sequence ATGACCCCAGAACAATTGCCGCGTATCCCGTATGCCGGTGTGGTCGATGCCGATGGCCACATCCTCGAAGTTCCCGATTTGTGGGAGAAGTATCTCGAACCGCAATATCGCGACCGCGCCGTGCGTATCCGCAAGGATGACCGTGGGCTGGAGTATCTGGAAGTCAACGGCAAGCCCTCGAAGATGGTGCGTAATGACGCACCAGCGACGATGGGGGTGATGGATCAACTGGTTGGCATCGAATACAAACGCGAGCCGACCGGCCTCAAATATGTCGATAACGCCTCGTTCGGTTCGATGGACGCCAAGGAACGACTCAAGCGGCTAGACATCGAGAACATCGAGTGCGCCTTGCTCTATCCCACGCTTGGTCTGCTGTGGGAACCGGAGTGCGAAGACCTCGAACTCTCCATGGCCTATGCCCGAGCCTACAATCGCTGGATCGTCGATTTTTGCTCTGATTCAAACGGACGGCTCGTGCCGATTGCCCACATTCCATTAGGGCTTCCCGATCTAGCCGAACAAGAACTCCGTCGTGCGGCGCAGGATGGCGTCAAAGGGTTTTTCGTGCCGCCGTTCATCTGGAGCCACAAGGTGCATGGTCACCCCGACCATCATCGAGTCTTCGCCGCCGCCCAGGAACTCGGCCTGCCGTGCGGCATTCACCCGTCCTTCGAGCCGCATTGGGCCGCGCCGACGCGCTTCGGCAAGATGACCGGGCGCGACACCGCCTTCTTTCAAAACGTCGTGCTTGGCAACGTCATTCGCGAGGGTTTCACTTCGCTCTTTCAATTTGGCGTCTTTGACAAGTTTCCAGAGCTGCGGGTCGTCATTCTGGAGATCGGCGCGGGCTGGGTTGGCTACTGGCTCGAACGCATGGATGCCGTGTACGAGTCGCCGATCGGCAAGAGCGTACCGCTGAAACACAAGCCGAGCGCGTATTTCCGGCGGCAGTGTTGGGTCTCCGGCGATCCGGATGAGCGTGCTCTCGCTGGGGTGATTCCCTTCGTAGGAGAAGATCGCTTCTTCTGGGCCAGCGACTTTCCCCACAGCGATCATCCGCCGGCGTACATCCCGAACCTGCAACGACTCGTCAATCTGATGCCGGAGTCCGCGCGCCCGAAGATTCTCGGGACCAACGTGCGCGAGTGTTATCGACTGAACTAA
- a CDS encoding YfcE family phosphodiesterase, whose protein sequence is MRIGLLTDTHLPGTIRDLWDEVREIFTGVDLILHGGDIVSPRILDWLSGIAPTLAARGNNDSGWDDPRVQNVHWLDLEGWRLAMIHDMEPEERPIEELKRYHLKGQHADIMITGHTHFERLDYRDGVLQMNTGSPTHPHLWSTRLGTVGLLDITPEKVEARIVRLGESAGQANPGVEAFVEIKRG, encoded by the coding sequence TTGCGTATTGGCCTCCTGACCGACACCCATCTCCCTGGCACCATCCGCGACTTGTGGGACGAAGTGCGAGAGATTTTCACCGGCGTTGACCTGATTCTCCATGGTGGAGATATTGTCTCGCCGCGCATCTTGGACTGGCTAAGCGGCATTGCCCCGACGCTGGCCGCGCGTGGCAATAACGATAGCGGCTGGGACGATCCGCGTGTGCAGAATGTCCACTGGCTGGATCTCGAAGGCTGGCGGCTGGCGATGATTCACGACATGGAGCCGGAGGAACGCCCGATCGAGGAGCTGAAACGCTATCACCTCAAAGGGCAGCATGCGGACATCATGATTACCGGACATACCCACTTCGAGCGCTTGGACTACCGCGACGGCGTGTTGCAAATGAACACCGGCAGTCCCACCCACCCGCATCTGTGGTCCACCCGCTTAGGGACGGTGGGACTGCTCGACATTACACCAGAGAAGGTTGAGGCGCGCATCGTGCGCCTGGGGGAATCCGCCGGGCAGGCGAATCCAGGCGTAGAGGCTTTCGTGGAGATCAAACGGGGCTGA
- a CDS encoding SUMF1/EgtB/PvdO family nonheme iron enzyme yields the protein MPLIPRPTHEYYVFLASPGDVNPERQAVRDFFKNLNDKLVAADRSHRFVIIDWENYATIGVGRPQDLITQQTLERYREQLALVIGILGQRFGSPSGTHESGTEEEFEWALQHRLHAGWPEIKWFFGEGPSLKKSADPQQRQKDFEQWDKVCAFRERLLEEKKIFCGDFTDTANFRDVLRDDLERWLNNPERPWNASALPLKKSVRRREPKTEALPPAQREKLLADYLTYVIERTQDLPLHGIYSPKGEQFRVKLEQVFVSLKAARTRTAEAERAWLRKEQRLMPGDDEAVAGESDTLTMEAALKAHRHLVILGVPGSGKTTLSQYVALCYARDRAPGSTSTLVRDRLQLEERGHVPLLLLLRDLGKYFKTYAPVDDGTEGLSRLLEFFHRALQDNHLAVPKDFFEEDLRQGRVVVLLDGMDEVGDRELRRRVARMIENFAARYPLCRIIVTSRIVGYEDETRLERDFAITTIRDFTPEDVRLFLQQWHRHVAELDYGPGERALLEAEHNTTRLLQEIETHDRLGDLAINPLILTVIALLHREDLKLPERRVDLYGRVVELLLGRRDERRGVESGAVFEQLVFGLEERQEVFQAIALAMHSATSKEIALDDLKDLLKADFERRTTDRGAIKRAVERFLKSVLERTGLLVDAGNEVYRFSHLSFQEYLVARQMAESETYVPDTLARLADPFWREVILLECGCLSKERRNRLIRAIAEAPVAKERTGPLHNPVLAADCLHDAGLGKVDVAVLTELRHQLQSVVEQPLPEDTDQERRRAFTVRRVTAAQALGRIADDAKNAQEALALEHSYWSLPYGEPEWVTIPAGEFSMGSAPGDDLAYDNEKPLHRVFVSEFRLARTPVTNVQYWLYVQETEVDLPAHWRGKSPARDIWTHPVIYVNWEDAQAYCAWLGAKIGKPVRLPTEAEWEKAARGDRDTRRYPWGDQFDVARCNSGELWEGTEAGGTSPVGLFLEGVSPYGCLDMSGNVWEWVSDWFDESYYQKSPERNPQGPVKGDYRSLRGGSWRLHSRSARASRRSWDGPGNRGGRYGLRCAQ from the coding sequence GTGCCACTCATTCCCCGCCCGACACACGAGTACTACGTCTTTCTGGCGTCGCCCGGCGATGTGAACCCGGAACGTCAGGCGGTCAGAGATTTCTTCAAGAACCTTAATGATAAGTTGGTAGCTGCTGACCGTAGCCATCGTTTCGTCATCATAGATTGGGAAAACTACGCCACGATAGGCGTCGGTCGTCCGCAAGACCTCATCACGCAGCAAACGCTCGAACGCTATCGAGAACAGCTCGCATTGGTTATCGGTATCTTGGGGCAACGCTTCGGTTCTCCATCTGGTACACACGAGTCCGGCACGGAGGAAGAATTTGAGTGGGCACTCCAGCACCGTTTGCACGCTGGCTGGCCGGAGATTAAATGGTTTTTCGGCGAAGGCCCCTCACTTAAAAAATCTGCTGATCCCCAGCAAAGGCAGAAGGATTTTGAGCAGTGGGACAAGGTTTGCGCCTTTCGAGAACGTTTGCTGGAGGAAAAAAAGATCTTCTGCGGAGACTTTACCGACACTGCCAATTTTCGCGACGTTCTCCGTGACGACTTGGAGCGCTGGCTCAACAACCCGGAGCGTCCGTGGAACGCTTCGGCTTTGCCGCTGAAGAAATCCGTGCGGCGGCGTGAGCCTAAAACTGAGGCTCTCCCGCCCGCCCAGCGCGAAAAGCTACTGGCCGATTACCTCACCTACGTTATCGAACGCACGCAGGATTTGCCGTTACATGGCATCTATTCGCCCAAGGGCGAGCAGTTTCGTGTGAAGCTGGAGCAGGTATTTGTCTCGTTGAAGGCCGCGCGCACCCGGACGGCTGAGGCGGAACGGGCGTGGCTGCGTAAGGAGCAGCGCTTGATGCCGGGGGATGACGAAGCCGTTGCTGGCGAGTCGGATACCCTGACCATGGAAGCCGCGCTGAAGGCGCATCGACACCTCGTGATTTTGGGCGTCCCTGGCTCGGGCAAGACGACGTTGTCGCAGTATGTGGCGCTGTGTTATGCGCGGGATCGTGCGCCCGGCTCAACTTCAACGCTGGTGCGCGACCGCTTGCAGCTTGAGGAACGCGGCCACGTGCCGCTGTTGCTGCTGTTGCGCGACTTGGGCAAATACTTCAAAACCTACGCCCCGGTTGACGATGGTACGGAGGGGCTGTCGCGACTGCTGGAGTTTTTTCACCGCGCGTTGCAGGACAACCATCTTGCCGTGCCCAAGGATTTTTTTGAGGAGGATTTGCGGCAGGGGCGGGTGGTGGTGCTGCTGGATGGTATGGATGAGGTCGGGGATCGTGAGCTGCGTCGCCGCGTGGCACGCATGATCGAAAATTTCGCGGCGCGTTATCCCTTGTGTCGGATCATCGTGACCAGCCGCATCGTCGGCTATGAAGACGAGACCCGCCTGGAGAGAGATTTTGCCATCACCACGATTCGCGATTTTACCCCGGAGGATGTCCGTCTTTTCTTGCAGCAATGGCATCGCCATGTTGCTGAACTCGACTACGGTCCGGGCGAGCGTGCATTACTGGAAGCGGAACACAACACCACACGCTTGCTGCAGGAGATTGAAACCCATGACCGGCTCGGCGATCTTGCCATCAATCCGCTGATTCTTACGGTGATTGCTCTGTTGCACCGGGAAGACCTGAAGCTGCCTGAACGGCGCGTCGATCTGTATGGCCGGGTGGTAGAGCTGCTGCTGGGACGCCGGGATGAACGGCGGGGGGTAGAAAGTGGCGCGGTGTTCGAGCAGCTCGTCTTTGGCTTGGAGGAGCGCCAGGAGGTGTTTCAAGCCATTGCATTGGCGATGCATAGCGCCACGTCCAAGGAGATTGCTCTCGATGATCTGAAGGATTTGCTGAAAGCCGACTTCGAGCGGCGAACGACGGATCGCGGCGCGATCAAGCGGGCGGTGGAGCGGTTCCTTAAAAGTGTCTTGGAACGCACCGGGTTGCTGGTCGATGCCGGGAACGAGGTCTACCGCTTCTCTCACCTCTCTTTTCAGGAATATCTGGTGGCGCGACAGATGGCCGAGAGCGAGACCTATGTGCCCGATACCTTGGCGCGGCTTGCCGATCCGTTCTGGCGGGAAGTGATCTTGCTGGAATGTGGCTGTTTGTCGAAGGAGCGTAGGAATCGGCTGATTCGCGCCATTGCCGAGGCTCCGGTGGCAAAGGAACGCACGGGGCCGCTGCATAACCCGGTACTGGCGGCGGATTGCCTGCACGATGCCGGGCTGGGGAAAGTCGATGTCGCGGTACTGACCGAGCTGCGGCACCAATTGCAGAGCGTGGTGGAACAGCCGTTGCCAGAGGATACCGACCAAGAAAGGCGTAGGGCTTTTACCGTGCGGCGGGTGACAGCGGCGCAGGCATTGGGGCGGATTGCCGACGACGCGAAAAACGCTCAGGAGGCGTTAGCGCTGGAACACTCGTATTGGTCCCTGCCCTACGGTGAACCCGAGTGGGTGACGATCCCCGCTGGGGAGTTTTCCATGGGGAGTGCGCCGGGGGATGACTTGGCTTATGACAACGAAAAGCCGCTCCATCGGGTCTTCGTGTCGGAGTTTCGCCTGGCCCGCACGCCGGTGACGAACGTGCAGTACTGGCTCTACGTCCAGGAGACGGAGGTTGATCTGCCAGCCCATTGGCGGGGGAAATCACCAGCGCGGGATATTTGGACTCATCCGGTGATCTACGTGAATTGGGAAGATGCCCAGGCCTACTGCGCGTGGCTGGGAGCAAAGATTGGCAAACCTGTGCGGTTACCCACTGAGGCCGAGTGGGAGAAAGCCGCGCGTGGCGACCGGGATACTCGCCGGTATCCCTGGGGAGACCAGTTTGATGTCGCGCGGTGTAATAGTGGGGAGCTGTGGGAAGGGACTGAAGCCGGGGGGACAAGTCCGGTCGGGCTTTTCCTTGAAGGCGTGTCGCCGTATGGCTGTCTGGACATGAGCGGT